In Gimesia benthica, a single window of DNA contains:
- the polX gene encoding DNA polymerase/3'-5' exonuclease PolX, whose translation MQNAEIARQFEELADLLEIQGANPFRLRAYRNAARTISGLPDSIQEIVHNDPKELQELPGIGKDLAEKIQTIVESSTLPQLEELKEQIPPDVVRMLDIPGIGPKKVAFLFSELNIHSLDDLKAAAENGVIAEQKGFGKKTEQIILEGLEQLNQIGDRVRLAEAKAQSDAIIADLGQLDSVQHISEAGSCRRRKETVGDLDILVTSSEPDEVMDALADHELVSKVLARGDTKQRVRLNSGLELDLRVVPEESYGAALLYFTGSKEHNIVLRRRSQDRGLKLNEYGLFKKDKLVSGKTEEEVYKSLDLPWIPPEIRENRMEFTAAENNELPELIELKQIRGDLHMHTTATDGKASIQEMAEGALAKGYQYIAITDHSKRVTMANGLDAKRLRAHWKEIDKVQQKVPDIQILKGIECDILEDGTMDLPDDVLSEADWVIAVLHYGLKQPQDQINKRLLNAIQNPHVSILGHLSGRLIGKRPGADLNYGEILKAAADHGVMLEINAHPMRLDIDDIHAARAKELGIPIVINTDAHSVGGLDVMQYGVYQARRAGLTKKDVANTKTWKQFEKLLKKSR comes from the coding sequence ATGCAAAACGCTGAAATCGCCCGTCAGTTTGAGGAACTTGCCGACCTCCTGGAAATTCAGGGAGCCAACCCCTTTCGCCTCCGGGCCTATCGTAATGCAGCCCGCACCATCTCCGGCCTGCCCGACTCGATCCAGGAGATCGTCCACAACGATCCCAAAGAACTGCAGGAACTCCCGGGCATCGGCAAAGACCTCGCCGAAAAAATTCAGACCATCGTGGAATCATCCACACTGCCGCAACTCGAAGAGCTCAAAGAACAGATTCCCCCGGACGTCGTCCGCATGCTGGATATCCCCGGCATCGGTCCCAAGAAAGTCGCCTTCCTCTTTTCCGAACTCAACATCCATTCGCTCGACGATCTCAAGGCGGCTGCCGAGAACGGCGTCATCGCCGAACAGAAAGGCTTCGGCAAGAAAACGGAACAGATCATCCTCGAAGGTCTGGAACAGCTGAACCAGATCGGTGACCGCGTCCGGCTCGCGGAAGCCAAGGCTCAGTCCGACGCGATCATCGCCGATCTCGGCCAGCTCGACTCCGTACAGCACATCTCTGAAGCAGGCAGCTGTCGTCGTCGCAAGGAGACCGTGGGTGATCTCGATATTCTCGTCACGTCCAGCGAACCAGACGAAGTCATGGATGCCCTCGCCGATCATGAACTGGTCAGCAAGGTCCTCGCTCGCGGTGATACCAAGCAGCGTGTGCGGCTTAATTCCGGACTGGAGCTCGACCTGCGTGTGGTCCCCGAGGAATCCTACGGCGCCGCCCTGCTCTACTTCACGGGCTCCAAGGAACACAACATCGTCCTCCGCCGCCGCTCCCAGGATCGCGGGCTCAAACTCAACGAATACGGGCTCTTCAAAAAAGACAAACTCGTCTCGGGCAAAACCGAGGAAGAGGTTTACAAATCGCTCGACCTCCCCTGGATCCCGCCCGAAATCCGCGAGAATCGCATGGAGTTCACCGCAGCCGAAAACAACGAACTGCCCGAGTTGATCGAACTCAAACAGATCCGCGGCGATCTGCACATGCACACCACCGCCACGGACGGCAAAGCCTCGATTCAGGAAATGGCAGAGGGAGCGCTCGCCAAAGGCTATCAGTACATCGCCATCACCGATCACTCCAAGCGGGTCACGATGGCCAACGGCCTTGATGCGAAGCGGCTGCGGGCCCACTGGAAAGAAATCGACAAGGTTCAGCAGAAGGTCCCCGACATTCAGATCCTGAAAGGCATCGAATGCGACATCCTCGAAGACGGCACCATGGACCTCCCCGATGACGTGCTCAGTGAAGCCGACTGGGTCATCGCCGTCCTGCACTATGGACTCAAACAGCCACAGGACCAGATTAACAAACGCCTGCTCAACGCGATTCAAAATCCGCATGTCTCCATTCTGGGGCATCTCTCCGGTCGCCTGATCGGCAAACGCCCGGGAGCCGACCTCAACTACGGCGAGATCCTCAAAGCCGCCGCTGACCACGGCGTCATGCTGGAGATCAATGCCCATCCCATGCGACTCGATATCGACGACATTCACGCCGCCCGCGCCAAAGAACTCGGAATTCCGATTGTTATCAACACCGATGCCCACAGCGTCGGCGGACTGGATGTGATGCAGTACGGCGTCTACCAGGCCCGCCGTGCCGGACTGACGAAAAAAGATGTCGCCAATACGAAAACCTGGAAACAGTTTGAGAAACTCCTCAA
- a CDS encoding tetratricopeptide repeat protein, translating into MCCWLCLLMLTGPGCSSWKQKMAMRDSESQELVEQVRVATESGRQEQAAELLKRAVANNPNNAAVRQQLSEFLIANGYSEEAIQQLQRTTVLDPDDPRPYIDLSYLLYEKKQYTDALKNLELGLNLDPTNIRALILKGELEELAGLNGTAIETYHRVLQVDPYNIVSRLKLASLEIKMGEHNRATPILRPICHNNSATIDQRAEAQWLLGIAYGADRRWSDSVASLEESLKNRKDVTADDWYRVAYACLQDGQMEKVYPAVTQALTLNPMHTETNRLSHFLTQQNQPTQIQQASMYTPLQQPGFIRQAPQPIPIQTLTPPQGWEWAARGPEASDLLPLQ; encoded by the coding sequence ATGTGCTGCTGGTTGTGTCTCTTGATGCTGACCGGTCCGGGTTGCTCTTCCTGGAAACAGAAGATGGCGATGCGGGATTCGGAATCGCAGGAGCTGGTGGAACAGGTTCGCGTGGCGACCGAGAGTGGTCGCCAGGAGCAGGCAGCGGAGCTGTTGAAACGGGCGGTGGCCAACAACCCGAACAATGCGGCAGTGCGACAGCAGCTCTCCGAGTTTCTGATTGCCAACGGTTATTCGGAAGAAGCCATCCAGCAGTTGCAGCGGACGACTGTGCTGGACCCCGACGATCCCCGGCCTTACATCGATCTGTCATATCTGCTGTATGAGAAGAAGCAGTATACCGACGCGCTCAAGAACCTGGAGCTGGGGCTGAACCTGGATCCGACCAACATCCGGGCCCTGATTTTAAAGGGCGAACTGGAAGAGCTGGCCGGTCTGAACGGGACGGCGATCGAGACTTATCACCGTGTATTACAGGTCGATCCTTACAACATCGTTTCCCGTTTGAAGCTGGCGTCGCTGGAAATCAAGATGGGCGAGCATAACCGGGCAACACCAATCCTGCGGCCGATCTGTCATAACAACAGTGCGACCATCGATCAACGGGCCGAGGCGCAATGGCTGCTGGGGATTGCTTATGGAGCCGACCGTCGGTGGAGTGATTCGGTCGCTTCGCTGGAGGAGTCACTAAAGAATCGTAAGGATGTCACTGCCGATGACTGGTATCGCGTGGCTTATGCCTGTCTGCAGGACGGCCAGATGGAGAAGGTGTATCCGGCCGTGACGCAGGCGTTGACCCTGAATCCGATGCATACCGAGACCAATCGCCTGTCACATTTTCTGACCCAGCAGAATCAGCCTACGCAGATCCAGCAGGCCTCTATGTATACACCTCTGCAACAGCCGGGCTTCATTCGCCAGGCACCACAGCCAATTCCCATTCAAACCCTGACGCCTCCTCAAGGCTGGGAGTGGGCTGCGCGCGGACCTGAAGCGTCGGATCTGCTGCCACTGCAATAG
- the folE2 gene encoding GTP cyclohydrolase FolE2, which produces MFEFVSDVLNLKQMDSAEQGRQPLSSAGAGVVPISRVLPDIANESEPHIGGTLDRVGMSGVELVLRLRDAAGEVFRTPARADAAVSLDNERVKGIHMSRLFLSLNNRLADAELSMPVVNEILQDFVKTHADMSSNSYLTLKYEHSMRRPALLSDHAGWRAYPVTIQSAYQQGKFRHQLTVQLTYSSACPCSAALSRQLIQQAFERSFGDRSELSHDEIFEWLGTPDAILAVPHSQRSHADVTVELEEGVDDFPIETLIDYLERVIATPVQTAVKREDEQEFARLNGANLMFCEDAARKLKAALNEYEGVKDFRVEINHLESLHPHDASAVASGSRS; this is translated from the coding sequence ATGTTTGAATTTGTATCCGATGTACTGAACCTCAAGCAGATGGATTCTGCAGAGCAAGGCAGACAACCGCTTTCTTCTGCTGGTGCAGGTGTGGTACCCATCTCTCGAGTTTTACCTGACATTGCCAACGAATCGGAACCGCATATCGGGGGGACCCTGGATCGGGTGGGGATGTCGGGCGTCGAACTGGTGCTGCGTCTGCGGGATGCCGCCGGTGAAGTCTTCCGGACCCCGGCACGGGCCGATGCCGCCGTCAGTCTGGACAACGAACGTGTGAAAGGCATTCACATGTCGCGTCTGTTCCTGAGCCTGAACAATCGGCTGGCAGATGCGGAACTGTCGATGCCTGTGGTCAACGAGATCCTGCAGGACTTCGTCAAGACGCACGCCGACATGAGTTCAAACAGTTACCTGACCCTCAAGTACGAGCATTCGATGAGGCGACCCGCGCTGCTTTCCGATCATGCCGGCTGGCGGGCGTATCCGGTGACGATTCAGAGTGCTTACCAGCAGGGCAAATTCCGCCATCAACTGACGGTGCAGCTGACTTACTCCAGTGCCTGCCCCTGTTCGGCCGCGCTGTCACGTCAGCTGATCCAGCAGGCGTTCGAACGGTCCTTCGGCGACCGGAGCGAGTTGTCGCACGATGAGATCTTCGAATGGCTGGGCACGCCGGACGCGATTCTGGCAGTTCCTCACAGCCAGCGCAGTCATGCTGACGTGACTGTGGAACTGGAAGAGGGAGTGGACGATTTCCCGATCGAAACGCTGATCGATTACCTGGAACGGGTGATTGCGACTCCGGTGCAGACCGCAGTCAAACGCGAAGACGAGCAGGAGTTCGCGCGACTGAATGGTGCGAACCTGATGTTCTGCGAAGATGCGGCCCGCAAACTGAAAGCGGCATTGAATGAGTACGAAGGCGTGAAAGACTTCCGCGTGGAGATCAATCACCTGGAGAGCCTGCATCCGCACGATGCTTCGGCTGTGGCGAGTGGATCGCGGTCCTGA
- a CDS encoding 3-keto-disaccharide hydrolase produces MVLKRLLSITCVCLAAVCTVGAEAGDKVVTPKDGVIHLFNGKNLDGLYVWNRGTEYEDPKNIFTVKDGMLHILGDGYGGLITKKDYRDYHMVIEFKWGGKTWGKREDRARDSGVLIHCHGPDGGYGNTWMASIEAQIIEGGVGDILVLTGKDPKTGETLPTSLTTRIKKDRDGEKVWDKDGEEITLSSGRINWWGRDPDWADKVGFRGKDDVESEFGEWTRMDVICDGGKIKYLVNGVVVNAGYNAKPDHGKLLVQTEMAEMWVRKWDLYPLGKAPAYKKDKK; encoded by the coding sequence ATGGTTTTGAAACGACTCCTCTCGATCACCTGTGTCTGTCTGGCTGCTGTCTGTACCGTGGGAGCAGAGGCAGGGGACAAAGTGGTCACGCCGAAAGATGGTGTGATTCATCTGTTTAACGGCAAGAACCTGGACGGACTGTATGTCTGGAACCGGGGAACCGAATATGAAGATCCCAAGAACATTTTCACGGTCAAAGACGGCATGCTGCACATTCTGGGTGACGGCTATGGCGGCCTGATCACCAAGAAAGATTACCGCGATTACCATATGGTCATCGAATTCAAATGGGGCGGTAAGACCTGGGGTAAACGGGAAGACCGTGCCCGCGATTCCGGCGTGCTGATTCACTGTCATGGTCCGGACGGTGGTTATGGCAATACCTGGATGGCATCCATCGAAGCCCAGATCATCGAAGGTGGCGTGGGCGATATCCTGGTGCTGACCGGTAAAGATCCCAAGACAGGCGAAACACTGCCGACTTCGCTGACGACCAGGATCAAAAAAGACCGTGACGGCGAAAAGGTCTGGGACAAAGATGGCGAAGAGATCACCCTCAGCTCCGGCCGGATCAACTGGTGGGGCCGTGACCCTGACTGGGCTGACAAAGTCGGTTTCCGTGGTAAAGACGACGTCGAAAGCGAATTCGGCGAATGGACCCGGATGGACGTCATCTGCGACGGCGGCAAGATCAAGTACCTGGTCAACGGTGTGGTCGTGAATGCCGGCTACAATGCCAAGCCCGATCATGGCAAGCTGCTGGTGCAGACCGAAATGGCGGAAATGTGGGTTCGTAAATGGGACCTGTATCCGCTGGGTAAAGCACCCGCGTATAAGAAAGACAAGAAATAA
- a CDS encoding NAD(P)/FAD-dependent oxidoreductase: MIDSSTTEQPEIETEYDVIIIGAGPAGTGTGALLAEQGRKTLIVDRAHFPRFHVGESLIPETYWSLKRLGLIEQLKQTAFPKKFSVQFVTDEGVETMPFYFHEYKDHESSQTWQVLRAEFDQMLADNAQKQGATIRTGTQVLDLLTEGEQVTGVRVKFPNQETREIKAKLVVDTSGQSAFIVNRLKLKQADPVLRKGTVWAHFKNAHRDEGIDEGATIILQTEGKHSWFWYIPLPDNVVSVGCTGDMNYMFAKDRGTSEDIFWQEVERCSAIKRRLENAQPDTEFMTTKDFSYHSSQPVGPGWMLAGDALGFIDPVYSSGVFLALKSGELVADTINEAFEADDFSVERLSQWYPGYRAGVENFRKLVYAFYTPGFSFGSFLRQYPQFKTNLVDILIGDVFKPEVAEMFTVMQDEIPELAMTDDSEVAMKK; the protein is encoded by the coding sequence ATGATTGATTCGAGTACAACAGAACAGCCTGAAATCGAAACCGAATATGACGTGATCATCATCGGGGCCGGCCCTGCCGGCACCGGTACAGGAGCCCTGCTCGCCGAACAGGGGCGTAAAACTCTGATCGTCGACCGTGCTCACTTCCCCCGCTTTCACGTCGGCGAATCGCTTATTCCGGAGACCTACTGGTCCCTCAAACGACTGGGGCTGATCGAACAACTCAAGCAGACCGCTTTCCCCAAAAAATTCAGCGTGCAGTTCGTCACCGATGAAGGTGTCGAAACCATGCCCTTCTACTTCCACGAATACAAAGACCACGAAAGCTCGCAGACCTGGCAGGTCCTCCGCGCCGAGTTCGATCAGATGCTCGCCGACAATGCACAGAAACAGGGAGCCACCATTCGCACCGGCACCCAGGTTCTGGATCTGCTCACCGAAGGCGAACAGGTTACCGGCGTCCGGGTGAAGTTCCCCAACCAGGAAACCCGCGAGATCAAAGCCAAACTCGTCGTCGATACCAGCGGACAGTCCGCCTTCATCGTCAACCGGCTCAAGCTCAAGCAGGCTGATCCAGTACTCCGCAAGGGAACCGTCTGGGCTCACTTCAAGAATGCCCACCGGGATGAAGGCATCGACGAAGGCGCCACCATCATCCTGCAGACCGAAGGCAAACACTCCTGGTTCTGGTATATTCCGCTCCCCGACAACGTCGTCAGCGTCGGCTGTACCGGCGATATGAACTACATGTTCGCCAAAGATCGGGGCACCAGTGAAGACATCTTCTGGCAGGAAGTCGAACGCTGCTCGGCCATCAAACGTCGCTTGGAGAATGCCCAACCCGACACCGAATTCATGACGACGAAGGATTTCTCCTACCATTCTTCGCAACCGGTTGGACCGGGTTGGATGCTCGCCGGCGACGCGCTCGGCTTCATCGATCCTGTCTACTCCAGCGGCGTCTTCCTGGCCCTCAAATCGGGTGAACTCGTCGCCGACACCATTAACGAAGCCTTCGAAGCCGACGACTTCTCCGTAGAACGACTCAGCCAGTGGTACCCCGGCTATCGCGCCGGTGTCGAGAACTTCCGTAAACTGGTTTATGCCTTCTACACCCCCGGCTTCAGTTTCGGTAGCTTCCTCAGACAATACCCGCAGTTCAAAACCAACCTCGTCGACATCCTCATCGGCGACGTCTTCAAACCCGAAGTCGCCGAGATGTTTACTGTCATGCAGGACGAAATCCCCGAACTCGCCATGACCGACGACTCCGAAGTCGCTATGAAGAAATAA
- a CDS encoding coproporphyrinogen-III oxidase family protein gives MDLETTGTTEIGSYFISNYPPFSQWRQEYVTRIQEVLHQPPDTSIPMGLYIHIPFCRKRCKFCYFRVYEKQNAKTIERYVQALQNEFEMLSQVEAIKGRTLDFTYFGGGTPSYLSSKQLLSVRDRLSSLLNWETAQEVTFECEPGTLNLEKVKTLKEIGITRISLGVESFNDKLLEANGRAHLTPEVYKAYDWIQQVGFPQVNIDLIAGMMGETDDNWSDAVEKAAEFNPDNITIYQMELPHNTIISKEMKEMGIDSPIADWKTKRRWMNEAIETLQGKGYHLASGNELVKNPETDRFVYRDNLFRGNDIIATGVSSFGHMQGVHYQNLDRLEDYLETVESGKLPVNRALEPTEHQRLIREFILQLKEGRVRTQPFMDKFGVNLTEEFSEALQNQQKAGYLNYDDSQVELTRKGILQVDSLLTEYFEPEHRMVRYT, from the coding sequence ATGGATCTGGAAACAACAGGCACTACCGAAATCGGCAGTTACTTTATCTCCAACTATCCCCCTTTTTCGCAGTGGAGGCAGGAATACGTTACCCGTATCCAGGAAGTCCTGCACCAGCCCCCCGATACCAGCATTCCCATGGGGCTCTATATCCATATCCCCTTCTGTCGTAAACGCTGTAAATTCTGCTACTTCCGCGTCTACGAAAAACAGAATGCCAAAACCATCGAACGCTACGTTCAGGCACTGCAGAACGAGTTCGAAATGCTCAGCCAGGTCGAAGCCATCAAGGGTCGCACCCTCGACTTCACCTACTTCGGAGGTGGAACTCCGTCTTACCTGAGTTCCAAACAACTCCTCTCGGTCCGCGATCGCCTCTCCAGCCTGCTCAACTGGGAAACCGCTCAGGAAGTCACCTTCGAATGCGAACCGGGAACCCTCAACCTGGAAAAAGTTAAAACCCTCAAAGAAATCGGCATCACCCGCATCTCGCTCGGCGTCGAGAGCTTCAACGACAAACTGCTCGAAGCCAACGGTCGTGCGCACCTTACCCCGGAAGTCTATAAAGCTTATGACTGGATCCAGCAGGTTGGCTTCCCCCAGGTCAACATCGACCTCATCGCCGGCATGATGGGTGAGACCGATGACAACTGGTCGGACGCCGTCGAAAAAGCCGCTGAGTTCAATCCGGATAACATCACCATCTACCAGATGGAACTCCCTCACAACACAATCATCTCCAAAGAGATGAAAGAGATGGGCATCGACTCCCCCATCGCCGACTGGAAAACCAAACGACGCTGGATGAACGAGGCCATCGAAACCCTGCAGGGTAAAGGCTACCACCTCGCCAGCGGAAACGAACTCGTCAAAAACCCCGAAACAGATCGCTTCGTCTACCGCGACAATCTGTTCCGCGGCAACGACATCATCGCCACCGGGGTCTCTTCGTTCGGTCACATGCAGGGCGTACATTATCAGAACCTCGATCGACTGGAAGACTATCTCGAAACCGTGGAAAGCGGCAAGCTTCCCGTGAACCGCGCATTGGAACCCACCGAACACCAGCGGCTCATCCGCGAATTCATCCTGCAACTCAAAGAAGGACGCGTCCGTACCCAACCCTTCATGGACAAGTTCGGCGTCAATCTCACGGAAGAATTCTCCGAAGCACTCCAGAACCAGCAGAAAGCGGGCTACCTGAATTATGATGATTCCCAGGTCGAACTGACCCGCAAAGGCATCCTGCAGGTCGACAGCCTGCTGACGGAGTATTTCGAACCGGAACACCGCATGGTAAGATACACCTAA
- a CDS encoding outer membrane protein assembly factor BamB family protein encodes MRVLKRNQSKHLPSRIAAAALCLFAFSLSLSAAEKPAENKPAAKADASAVPAPQANPEDWPSFRNGNLQQGVAKTTLPEKLELLWEYPSSDGIASTAAIVGDKVYMAGLNGFVECLELKTGKPVWKYRSIEDRDPKKFAPGFKSSPLVTADGVYIGDEDGVFHALHPATGKQLWTFKTDAEIISSANITGDKILFGSYDNFLYCLNVKDGSLAWKFETDGYVNCSPAIVDHFTFVTGCDEQLRVIDIDTGKQHSQMPLMTYLIASPAIWEDDLYVGTYASEIIAVDWKDSKVDWRYKDPKKEYPYHSSAAITETHVVAGGRDKQVHCVERKTGKPIWKFMTRGRVDSSPVIVGDRVFVGSSDGNLYEFDLKNGKNLWKKNLGDDITASPAIGQGHLIIGTESRNGALYCFGKK; translated from the coding sequence ATGCGCGTACTAAAGCGAAATCAATCGAAACACCTCCCTTCCCGGATCGCAGCCGCAGCACTCTGTCTGTTCGCATTCAGTCTGTCTCTGTCTGCTGCTGAGAAACCCGCGGAAAACAAACCGGCCGCCAAAGCAGATGCCTCCGCGGTTCCTGCGCCACAGGCCAACCCGGAAGACTGGCCCTCGTTCCGTAACGGGAACCTGCAGCAGGGCGTCGCGAAAACCACGCTCCCCGAGAAACTCGAACTGCTCTGGGAATACCCCTCGTCCGACGGCATCGCTTCCACCGCTGCCATCGTGGGCGACAAAGTCTACATGGCCGGCCTCAACGGCTTCGTGGAATGCCTCGAACTCAAAACCGGAAAGCCGGTCTGGAAATATCGTTCGATTGAAGATCGCGACCCGAAAAAATTCGCCCCGGGTTTCAAGTCCTCGCCCCTGGTCACCGCCGACGGTGTTTACATCGGCGATGAAGACGGCGTCTTTCACGCCCTCCACCCCGCGACAGGCAAACAACTCTGGACCTTCAAAACCGACGCCGAAATCATCAGCAGCGCCAACATCACCGGCGATAAAATTCTGTTCGGCAGCTACGATAATTTCCTCTACTGCCTCAACGTCAAAGATGGTTCCCTCGCCTGGAAATTTGAGACCGACGGCTACGTGAACTGCTCCCCCGCGATTGTCGATCACTTCACCTTCGTCACCGGCTGTGACGAACAGCTCCGCGTGATCGATATTGATACCGGCAAGCAGCACAGCCAGATGCCATTGATGACCTACCTGATTGCCTCGCCTGCGATCTGGGAAGATGACCTCTACGTCGGCACCTATGCCAGCGAGATCATCGCCGTCGACTGGAAAGACTCGAAAGTCGACTGGCGTTATAAAGATCCCAAAAAAGAGTATCCCTACCACTCCTCCGCCGCCATCACCGAGACGCACGTCGTCGCCGGGGGCCGCGATAAACAGGTTCACTGCGTCGAACGCAAAACCGGAAAACCCATCTGGAAATTCATGACACGGGGACGTGTCGACAGTTCTCCGGTAATTGTCGGCGACCGCGTCTTCGTCGGTTCTTCGGATGGTAACCTGTATGAGTTCGATCTGAAAAATGGTAAGAACCTCTGGAAAAAGAACTTAGGAGACGATATCACAGCTTCCCCGGCCATTGGCCAGGGACATCTGATCATCGGCACAGAATCCCGAAATGGCGCCTTGTATTGTTTCGGAAAGAAGTGA
- a CDS encoding iron-containing alcohol dehydrogenase produces the protein MKMACGDKKAACRVAILDPELTLTMPRSVTHVTGIDALSHALETYVTKPRNEISRLFSRRAWSLLAHSFPQVLNTPDDLTARGNMQLGAHFAGAAIENSMLGATHALANPLSAHFGLTHGVAIGIMLPHVIRFNAELVGEHYSQLASDIGLCDPHDPAGPGLLAEHIQSLVSLAGAPTTLTECEVDTGLFDQLAEEASRQWTGNFNPRPVDQSSLRELYECAY, from the coding sequence ATGAAGATGGCCTGCGGCGACAAAAAGGCCGCCTGCCGAGTCGCCATCCTCGATCCCGAACTCACGCTGACCATGCCCCGCTCGGTCACCCACGTCACCGGCATCGATGCCCTGAGCCACGCACTCGAAACATACGTCACCAAACCCCGCAATGAAATCTCGCGACTCTTCAGCCGTCGCGCCTGGTCTCTGCTCGCTCATAGTTTCCCCCAGGTTCTCAATACCCCTGATGACCTCACCGCCCGCGGCAATATGCAGCTGGGAGCCCACTTCGCCGGAGCCGCCATCGAAAATTCGATGCTCGGTGCCACACACGCACTCGCGAACCCTCTCTCAGCACATTTTGGTCTCACACACGGCGTCGCCATCGGCATCATGCTCCCTCATGTAATCCGTTTCAATGCGGAACTGGTCGGCGAGCATTACTCGCAGCTCGCATCCGACATCGGTCTCTGTGACCCACACGATCCAGCGGGCCCGGGTCTGCTGGCCGAACACATCCAGTCCCTTGTTTCATTAGCCGGAGCCCCGACCACACTCACTGAATGTGAAGTCGACACCGGCCTGTTCGATCAGCTGGCCGAAGAAGCCTCCCGGCAGTGGACAGGGAACTTCAACCCCCGCCCCGTCGATCAGTCCTCTTTACGGGAATTGTATGAATGCGCGTACTAA
- the nadD gene encoding nicotinate-nucleotide adenylyltransferase produces the protein MRIGIFGGTFDPIHNGHLLLAEQCREQAALDEVWLIPAGSPPHKETTGITAGKQRREMLEFAIAGNPSFVIQDLELHRDGPSYTVDTLQQLKESHPTNDFFLIIGADSVRDFHTWREPEAILEQAHLIGVNRPNISLPDLGNLTDKLGETVITKISWVTMPGIDLSSTDIRQRVRENKSVRYMTPRAVEVYIHNNRLYLD, from the coding sequence ATGCGTATTGGAATTTTTGGAGGAACCTTCGATCCCATCCATAACGGTCACCTGCTCCTCGCTGAACAGTGCCGCGAACAGGCTGCCCTGGATGAAGTCTGGCTGATCCCCGCCGGTTCTCCCCCACACAAGGAAACAACCGGCATCACAGCCGGGAAACAGCGTCGCGAAATGCTGGAGTTCGCGATCGCCGGCAACCCCAGCTTCGTCATTCAGGATCTCGAACTGCACCGCGACGGTCCCAGCTACACAGTCGATACGCTACAACAACTCAAGGAATCCCACCCCACAAACGACTTTTTCCTGATCATCGGAGCCGACTCTGTTCGCGACTTCCATACCTGGCGCGAGCCGGAAGCGATTCTGGAGCAGGCACACCTGATCGGCGTCAATCGCCCTAACATTAGTTTACCAGACCTCGGCAATCTGACAGACAAGCTCGGCGAGACGGTCATCACCAAAATCTCCTGGGTCACCATGCCCGGCATCGATCTCTCCTCTACCGACATCCGTCAGCGGGTTCGCGAAAACAAAAGTGTCCGCTACATGACCCCGCGGGCCGTCGAAGTTTATATCCATAATAACAGGCTGTATTTAGACTGA
- a CDS encoding helicase-related protein — MSQLWGTGTAVCGNGTQRLEEEVKAKFPNYTCKRMDSDTMRGVGSHAKVLNAFAAGEVDILLGTQMIAKGLDFPNVTLVGVIDADTMLHQPDLFASERTFQLIAQVAGRTGRGMQGGRVFVQTTSPAEPAIVKAAEHDFLGFARLELGHRKEMLAPPFSHYARVILRGPHEEHVEKFARQIAEILHDAAEERKLSVQILGPAPAPIIRLKKYFRYHFQLAAVNVEEILQLWREVDPKLPREKGIEYIIDVDPVNMR, encoded by the coding sequence ATGTCCCAGTTGTGGGGCACCGGGACTGCGGTATGTGGGAACGGGACACAACGACTGGAGGAAGAGGTCAAAGCGAAGTTTCCCAATTACACCTGCAAGCGAATGGACAGCGATACCATGCGGGGTGTCGGCAGTCATGCGAAGGTGCTTAATGCCTTCGCTGCGGGTGAGGTCGATATCCTGTTGGGAACACAGATGATTGCGAAAGGGCTCGACTTCCCGAACGTAACGCTGGTGGGCGTGATCGACGCGGATACGATGCTGCATCAACCCGATCTGTTTGCCTCGGAGCGGACGTTTCAGTTGATTGCGCAGGTCGCCGGACGTACGGGGCGGGGCATGCAGGGGGGACGTGTGTTTGTGCAGACAACTTCGCCGGCCGAGCCCGCCATCGTGAAAGCCGCGGAGCATGACTTCCTGGGGTTTGCCCGTCTGGAACTGGGGCACCGTAAAGAGATGCTCGCGCCTCCTTTTTCGCATTACGCCCGGGTGATTCTGCGTGGTCCCCACGAAGAGCATGTGGAAAAGTTCGCCCGACAGATTGCCGAGATTCTCCATGATGCCGCAGAAGAACGGAAACTGAGTGTGCAAATTCTGGGCCCGGCCCCGGCGCCGATCATCAGGTTGAAGAAATATTTTCGCTACCACTTCCAGCTGGCTGCGGTGAATGTGGAAGAGATTCTGCAACTGTGGCGGGAAGTGGATCCCAAACTGCCTCGGGAAAAGGGGATCGAATATATCATCGATGTGGATCCGGTTAACATGCGGTAA